In Acidobacteriota bacterium, one DNA window encodes the following:
- the gatD gene encoding Glu-tRNA(Gln) amidotransferase subunit GatD — protein sequence MSTAATSSDDYKGYREPMLGVMRRFGITVWCEVSIRSTRGHFEGLVLPRSETADADHLVLKLASGYNVGLRYDTIEEMHKTGYRKANYKIPEKEFPVDPAKPSVKLFGTGGTIASRLDYRTGAVIPAFSPGELYGSVPELADICNLETEKLFGVFSENMGPEQYLVLAERVGEAIREGRDGIVVGHGTDTMHHTAAALSFMVQNPPVPIVMVGSQRSSDRPSSDAARNLINATATAARGPIAEVMVCMFGPTSDHYNLLHRGTRVRKMHSSYRSTFRTLGDIPLAMVSNGEITPLKDDWARRREDREVEVLPFFDEKVTILYYYPNMQPDIIDALVDRGYRGIVIAGTGLGHVNRKLYPALERAAAAGVHLYMTLQTLWGFVQMYVYETGREILELGVVPLANMLPEVAYIKLGWALGRHGDDAAAVRETMTRTIAGEMTEREPHDGYLVFQGGVPEMKAFLGKIWS from the coding sequence ATGAGCACAGCGGCCACCTCCTCGGACGACTACAAGGGCTACCGCGAACCCATGCTCGGCGTGATGCGGCGTTTCGGCATCACGGTCTGGTGCGAAGTGTCGATCCGCAGCACCCGCGGTCACTTCGAAGGCTTGGTGCTGCCCCGCTCGGAGACAGCCGACGCCGATCACCTGGTGCTCAAGCTGGCCAGCGGCTACAACGTGGGTCTGCGCTACGACACCATCGAGGAAATGCACAAGACGGGCTACCGCAAGGCGAACTACAAGATTCCCGAAAAAGAATTCCCCGTCGATCCCGCCAAACCCTCGGTCAAGCTCTTCGGCACCGGCGGCACCATCGCCTCCCGGCTGGACTACCGCACCGGGGCGGTGATTCCCGCTTTCTCCCCCGGAGAACTCTACGGCTCGGTGCCCGAGCTGGCCGACATCTGCAACCTGGAAACGGAGAAGCTCTTCGGCGTCTTCTCCGAGAACATGGGTCCCGAACAGTACCTGGTGCTGGCCGAGCGGGTGGGCGAGGCGATCCGCGAAGGTCGCGACGGCATCGTCGTCGGTCACGGCACCGACACCATGCACCATACGGCCGCGGCGCTGAGCTTCATGGTGCAGAATCCGCCGGTGCCCATCGTGATGGTGGGCAGCCAGCGCTCGTCCGACCGCCCCTCCTCGGACGCCGCGCGCAACCTGATCAACGCCACCGCCACTGCCGCCCGCGGCCCCATTGCCGAGGTGATGGTCTGCATGTTCGGCCCCACCTCCGACCACTACAACCTGCTCCACCGCGGCACCCGGGTGCGCAAGATGCACAGCTCCTACCGCAGTACCTTCCGCACCCTGGGGGACATCCCGCTGGCCATGGTCTCCAACGGTGAAATCACGCCCCTCAAGGACGACTGGGCCCGCCGGCGGGAAGACCGCGAAGTGGAAGTGCTGCCCTTCTTCGACGAAAAGGTGACGATTCTCTATTACTATCCCAACATGCAGCCCGACATCATCGACGCCCTGGTCGACCGGGGCTATCGCGGCATCGTCATCGCCGGCACGGGCCTCGGCCACGTCAACCGCAAGCTCTACCCCGCCCTCGAGCGGGCGGCCGCCGCCGGCGTGCACCTCTACATGACCCTGCAGACCCTCTGGGGTTTCGTACAGATGTATGTCTACGAGACGGGTCGCGAGATTCTCGAACTGGGAGTGGTTCCGCTGGCCAACATGTTGCCCGAGGTGGCCTACATCAAGCTGGGCTGGGCTCTCGGCCGCCACGGCGACGACGCGGCGGCGGTGCGCGAGACGATGACCCGTACCATCGCCGGCGAAATGACCGAACGCGAACCCCACGACGGCTACCTGGTCTTCCAGGGAGGAGTCCCCGAAATGAAGGCCTTTCTCGGAAAGATCTGGTCCTGA
- a CDS encoding glutamine synthetase, with amino-acid sequence MLSEEPTLPACRLAHLIGKPSAYWTVDDLVRVVTERRVSLLSLMHIGGDGWLKTLDFVPRNEKHLRDVLEGGERADGSSLFPGHGIPTASSDILLRPRLSSAFLDPFSPRPSLVLLCSHHRPDGAWLPQSPDTIVRRAEARVAERLGVQLMALGEVEFFLAKRRSESDIYGADDRGYHATAPFVFGESLRRQALGIAGDMGLPVKYAHSEVGYIEPDGHDDRIWEQHEIELSLTPLAEAAEAVALIQWVLRNLAHASGMLCSFAPILRKGHAGSGLHIHFSPMRGGRHLAGLSPDGDLEDAARWLIAGMVAYGDALMAFGNRVEGSFVRLGQGKEAPSRVSWGAFDRMALVRLPVVARDAKGLTRTPPTIEFRLPDGSAHPHLLLAAVAQAMVAGHSLADLDARLERTRSEAVEKNPDAAVRVPTNAEEVAAALEARREVFEAEGVFPPGVIDHLLGSLSASREIGL; translated from the coding sequence ATGCTCAGCGAAGAACCCACGCTTCCCGCATGCCGCCTGGCGCACCTGATCGGAAAACCCTCCGCCTACTGGACGGTGGACGACCTGGTCCGCGTAGTCACCGAACGCCGCGTGAGTCTGCTCAGCCTGATGCACATCGGTGGCGACGGCTGGCTGAAGACCCTCGACTTCGTCCCGCGCAACGAAAAGCACCTGCGGGACGTGCTCGAAGGCGGAGAGCGGGCCGACGGTTCGAGCCTCTTCCCCGGCCACGGCATCCCCACCGCATCCTCGGACATCCTGCTGCGCCCGCGGCTGTCCAGCGCCTTTCTCGACCCCTTCTCGCCCCGCCCCAGCCTGGTGCTGCTCTGCTCGCACCACCGGCCCGACGGCGCATGGCTGCCCCAGAGCCCTGACACCATCGTCCGCCGGGCCGAGGCCCGGGTGGCCGAGCGGCTCGGAGTGCAATTGATGGCCCTGGGCGAGGTGGAGTTCTTCCTCGCCAAGCGACGCAGCGAAAGCGACATCTACGGCGCCGACGACCGGGGCTACCACGCCACTGCGCCCTTCGTCTTCGGCGAGAGCCTGCGGCGCCAGGCCTTGGGCATCGCGGGAGACATGGGCCTGCCGGTGAAGTACGCCCACAGCGAAGTGGGCTACATCGAGCCCGACGGCCACGACGATCGCATCTGGGAGCAACACGAGATCGAACTGAGCCTGACCCCGCTGGCCGAGGCCGCCGAGGCGGTGGCCCTGATCCAGTGGGTCCTGCGCAACCTGGCTCACGCCAGCGGCATGCTGTGCAGCTTTGCGCCCATCCTGCGCAAGGGACACGCCGGCAGTGGCCTGCACATCCACTTCTCACCGATGCGGGGTGGCCGGCACCTGGCGGGCCTGAGCCCCGACGGTGACCTGGAAGACGCGGCCCGCTGGCTGATCGCCGGAATGGTCGCCTACGGCGACGCCCTGATGGCCTTCGGCAACCGGGTGGAGGGCTCCTTCGTACGCCTCGGCCAGGGCAAGGAGGCTCCCAGCCGGGTGAGTTGGGGCGCCTTCGACCGCATGGCCCTGGTTCGCCTGCCCGTGGTGGCCCGGGACGCCAAGGGCCTGACCCGAACCCCCCCCACCATCGAGTTCCGCCTGCCCGACGGCTCGGCCCACCCCCACCTGCTGCTGGCGGCCGTGGCCCAGGCGATGGTGGCCGGGCACTCGCTGGCCGACCTCGACGCCCGGCTCGAGCGGACCCGCTCGGAAGCCGTGGAGAAAAACCCCGACGCCGCCGTACGGGTGCCCACCAACGCCGAAGAGGTCGCCGCGGCCCTCGAGGCCCGACGCGAGGTCTTCGAAGCCGAGGGCGTCTTCCCCCCCGGCGTGATCGATCATCTGCTCGGCAGTCTCTCTGCCTCCCGCGAGATCGGGCTCTGA